In one window of bacterium DNA:
- a CDS encoding ABC transporter substrate-binding protein, with the protein MGKRLRREARSISRRRLLSQAGLALAGTASGITPAVLRDLAHAVATPATGQPKRGGTLTVSQSVDINTLHPWNGTLNVWKVTKTNIFDQLSYQDPTTFQVKPKLAKSFVWTDNNTSLVVALPSGVTFHNGEKLTAEDVKFTLDSIRDPKVGSWLRGFVAPIKDVQVLDDTHLKIKTETIENQLIPAFTYVDIVPRSMGTDLAKKNPIGSGPYKFVEWIPNDHVTLERNPNYWNEARAGHVDKIILRPVTELQTRISQLLAGDVDLVYDFSLQEVPRLRADKSIAVAVVPPADQMFLVYLNMRKPPFNKLEMRQAMAWALDRQGFIKNFLAGLGRVDNSPFTPQHWAFDPKTENAYSYNPDTVGKLLEKAGYPKGRGLNFSFLVPSGYPEFKQISTLLQATFASAGYRPAIEEVDIAQWAARLNQTKDFFACVDYPPRGSTDPALTYSAGLFFPPVPANYLGLTPDMIPGYVDEIRKGATTLERGARKSAYTKVQELWLEYLPGPIYCHRSTAHAHRPYVSGFVPHPAFQQSFADVWLAK; encoded by the coding sequence ATGGGGAAGCGGCTGAGGAGAGAGGCACGCTCGATCTCGCGGCGCCGTTTGCTGTCCCAGGCCGGGCTGGCGCTGGCGGGGACGGCTTCGGGAATAACCCCGGCCGTCCTGCGCGACCTGGCGCACGCGGTGGCCACGCCGGCGACCGGCCAGCCGAAGCGCGGCGGGACGCTGACGGTCAGCCAGTCGGTCGACATCAACACGCTGCACCCCTGGAACGGCACGCTGAACGTCTGGAAAGTGACCAAAACCAACATCTTCGACCAACTCTCGTACCAGGATCCGACGACCTTTCAAGTCAAACCGAAGCTGGCAAAATCGTTCGTCTGGACGGATAACAACACCAGCCTGGTGGTCGCGCTTCCCAGCGGCGTGACCTTCCACAACGGCGAGAAGCTCACCGCCGAGGATGTGAAGTTCACCCTCGACAGCATCCGCGATCCCAAGGTGGGATCATGGTTGCGAGGGTTCGTTGCGCCGATCAAAGACGTGCAGGTGCTCGACGACACCCATCTCAAGATCAAGACCGAGACGATCGAGAACCAGCTCATCCCCGCCTTCACGTACGTGGATATCGTGCCGCGCAGCATGGGGACGGATCTGGCCAAGAAGAACCCCATTGGCTCGGGGCCCTACAAGTTTGTGGAGTGGATCCCGAACGACCATGTCACCCTCGAGCGAAACCCGAACTACTGGAACGAGGCGCGGGCCGGACACGTCGACAAAATCATACTCCGGCCGGTGACCGAGCTCCAGACCCGCATCTCGCAGCTCCTCGCCGGTGACGTCGACCTCGTCTACGATTTTAGCCTGCAGGAGGTTCCGCGCCTCCGCGCCGACAAGAGCATCGCCGTCGCGGTCGTCCCGCCGGCGGACCAGATGTTCCTCGTATACCTGAACATGCGTAAGCCGCCCTTCAACAAGCTGGAGATGCGGCAGGCGATGGCGTGGGCCCTCGACCGCCAGGGATTCATCAAGAATTTCCTAGCCGGCCTGGGGCGCGTCGACAACAGCCCGTTTACCCCGCAGCATTGGGCGTTCGACCCGAAGACGGAGAACGCGTACTCGTACAACCCGGACACCGTGGGAAAGCTGCTGGAGAAGGCCGGCTACCCCAAGGGGCGGGGGCTCAACTTCAGCTTCCTCGTGCCGTCGGGGTACCCCGAGTTCAAGCAGATCTCTACGCTGCTGCAGGCGACCTTCGCGTCCGCCGGATACCGGCCGGCCATCGAAGAGGTGGACATCGCGCAGTGGGCGGCCCGGCTGAATCAGACCAAAGACTTCTTCGCCTGTGTCGACTACCCACCGCGGGGATCGACGGATCCGGCCCTCACGTACTCGGCCGGGTTGTTCTTTCCGCCTGTCCCGGCCAACTATCTCGGTCTGACGCCGGACATGATTCCCGGCTACGTCGACGAGATCCGCAAGGGCGCCACGACCCTTGAGCGGGGGGCGCGAAAGTCGGCCTACACGAAGGTCCAGGAGCTGTGGCTCGAGTATCTCCCGGGTCCGATCTACTGCCAC